The Spirosoma oryzicola region ACGGCCAACCCTTTCCGGTGACAGGCATCAACCAGTTGTTGCAATCCGGCTGGACCACCGTACGAGTTCTGGACCGCGTAGGGGGAAACGCCATCGTAGCCCCAGTTGCGCGTACCGGGAAACTGAGCGACGGGCATGATTTCAATCGCATTAACGCCCAGTTCGACAAAGTAATCAAGCTTTGCTTCGATACCGGCGAACGTACCATCGGGTGTAAACGTACCCGTGTGCAGTTCATACAGCAGATAATCCTCCAACGGCAGGTTGTTCCATTCCGCATCCGTCCACGCAAACTGACTCGTATCAATCGCCTGCGACGGGCCATGAACGCCTTCTGGTTGGAACAAGGATGCCGGATCGGGCCGCTCGATTGTGTTGTTCAGGACAAATTTGTACGTGTCGCCGGGGTGTAGCTGCGTGGTTTTCGCTTGCCAGTAGTACCCGTTATTTTGCAGGGGAATAGCCGTATCTTGTTGACAAAGACGAAGGGAAACGGTTTTGGCCAGCGGTGCCCAAACCCGCACGGTCGCGCTGTCGGCTGCGAACGTAACGCCGAGGGTTCGTTGGTTTATCAATGACTCGTTCATACGTTGAGAATGGTGAAAATCAATGCATCTAAGGATTAACAACCTACAAAGAGTATCTGTTAGCGTAATCGGCGAAAAACTCCATCCCACCGCCAGACGTTACGAAACAGCATCAACCGTTACTTCAACCGTAGTACCTTCTTCGGCAAAAACGCGGAAGCTGCCGCCGAGTTCTTCCGCGCGGGTCTGCATGTTTCGCAACCCATAATGATGATCGGAAACCGCTCCGTTCGCCCACGTAAAACCCCGACCATTGTCGTGAATACGCAGACTAATGCGGCCGCCCGCCAGAACCTGCAACCGTACCTTCGCCTGCGTGGCGTTGGCATGTTTGATCACATTGTTCAGGGCTTCCTGTACGATTCGGAAAAGATTCAAAACCTGCGTCGAGGTAAGCCGCTGCGCCTGCGTGCCCGTTACGACCACATCGACGTGCAAACCGTCGGTTTCCTGCACGTAGCGGTTGATGTACTGATTGAGCCGCTCCGAAAATTCTTCAACCGTAAAGCTTTCCTGATGAATCGCCCAGATTGTTTCGCGCAGGAGCTTGATGGCTTCGCGGGTGTAGCTGACAATGGTTCGCAACTGGTCAGACCACAATTGTCTATCCATGCTGGGCTGTTTTTCCGCCTGATCGCTGATGTGCGTGAGGTTGGTAACAACGAAAGCCAGATGAGCGCCCACGTTATCGTGCAGATCGCGGGCGATGCGCGTCTTTTCGATTAACAGGCTGTTTTTCATCGCCAGTGTCTGAACCTCTGCTTCGTACGTTCGCTTCTGCTGGATGGTTCGTTCTTTGATGAGCCGCTCCGTCTGATCGCGATTCATCTTGTAGCGGTACGCAAGGCCAACCGTCAGCACCAGCACTTCAAACAAGGCGGCTGGGGCATAATACATGAACTTGGCAACGGGCTCATACGTAGGCAAGAGGCCAAAATTGGCCAGAACCTGTCCAAGATTCAGGGTATAGAACGGCAGCACGGCAATAAGGTACAGCCAGGCTTCTTTAACGTGGTAGTTCCGAACGATGCTAATAACAATGTACGCGACAATGACCGGGACCGGAAACCAGTAAAAAATAGAAAACAGCCGAATTAGAAACAGTTCCAGCAGGGGCGAGTAAGGCGTAAAACGTTCGATGATAAGCGCTAACAGGCAGAAAACGCCACACCATAACACGACGGTACCGATCTTGTGCCAGCGGTAAGACGGTGTCCGGTACAACGGCAGAAAGGTACGGACAAACAACAGCTGCGAATAAAAAAGAATGAGCGGGAACAAAAAATAAACGTTCTGCCGGGGTAGCCAGAATTGCTCGTCAAACGCAAACTGATTCAGGAACCCATCGTTGATAATGAAAAAACCAACGAGGCCGAGTAAACAAAAGATGTATTTCGAATAAATACGGTCGAGCGTAATCAGAAAAAAGATGAAGCTCATGACGGCCACGAAGGCCAGCGTAAACAGGACCCCGCCCCAGAACAAATAGCTTTCCTGAAGCAGTGGTTCGTAAGCCGACGCGCGGATCAGTTCAAGCGGGACAATTTGCGTACCCCGTTGTTTGACCACACGCAGGTAAGCGGTGACGTTTTGGTGACCAGCTAGATTGATCGGAAACCAGTAATGCCGATGATTGAACGGGCGCCTGGCTGCGGGCGTTTTCCAGCCGATAACGGGAGAGGTCGAAAAAATCCGGTTCTGATCATCGACCAAGAAAAGCTGAAGCTCGTCGAAACACCAGAAATCGATTTCGGCCAGCCACCGTTGTTCTTCCGCCGACTTGTTCTGAACCCTAAACCGGAGCCAGGCCGGTTTTGCTACCTTCACCCCCGTGATAATACCAAAGTTAGGAACCGGCGTCGTGACCGGCTGAAATGTTGCAGTAATGACATCCTGAACCGACTTACGGGCTGACGAATCCCGGAAATAAGCCAACTTCCCCCGCAAGCTTATCTGATCATCGCTGGTTGATAGATCGACAACCGGCTGATGGCGTAAGGGTTGCCCCAACAGAGGCAACGTTGTTAGGCAAGCAGTCAGAAGACCAAAAAGTAATCGGCGAAAAGGACCCATTAGCGCTCTTGTCTGTCACTAAAGTAAAGCCTATTCGATTAGAAACAAAGTTCTCTAACTGCCTGCCTATGAGAAGATTTAATGAAGCTGATAGCTAATTGTACTATTTGGGTAGCCCAAAATGAATCTATAACGTATAGCCACCATTGTACTGGCGTCTTACAAACTGGTTAGCATAGTCGTAATTGGTAATTTTCATGGTAGCGCCGTCCCACAAAAGTTTCTTGCGCCCCGTGAATTTATCGCCTTCGCGCGCCAGATACGAACGCGTAGCCAGATTGCCCATTAGGACGGTTTCGGTGAGTGGACCCGCTTCTTCGAACGAAGAGGATGTATACGCGCCGTAGCCTTGCTTGCAGGCTTTGACCCACTGCTGCTGGTGCCCTTCCGTTTTTCCTTCTACCAGCGGTTTTTTCGGACTGGGTAAGGCTGTATTGGCAAACTTATCGACTGGTAGCAGCTTGGGGTCGTTGCCGAACAGACTACCAACCAGCATTCCTTTTGTGCCGATAAATAAAACGCCACCGTCGATGTCGCGAAATACGTCGCTGTACTCCACGCCGTCGGGCAATTGTGGGCGGATACCCCCGTCGAACCAGGAGAGCTTGATTTCCTTCACCTTCTTGTCGTCGGACGGAAAGGTCAGGTGAATAGCCGACGAAGGGGGGCACACATCATCGTAAAAGGCTTCTTTGAAAAAATCGGCGTACACCGATCCCACGCTACACTCTACTGAGGTAGGATACTTGAGTTTCAGCGCCCGAAATGGTACGTCCATAAAGTGGCAACCCATATCGCCGAGCGCGCCCGTGCCAAAGTCCCAATAGCCGCGCCAGCGGGTCGGCATGTACGCTTCGTGATAGGGGCGGGTAGGAGCGGTGCCAAGCCAGAGCGGCCAGTTGACTTCGGCGGGAACGGGTTGCGATTCGCCTTTGTCTTTGGGCGAGCGCACGCCCTGCGGCCAAACGGGGCGGTTTGTCCAGCAATAAACCGTGTGCACGTGACCGATTATCTTGTCCTGGATGGCCGTTTCGATAATCCGTGTCGCGTCGCCCGAACTTCCCTGATTGCCCATTTGGGTCACCACTTTGTATTTGCGAGCTGCTTCGGTTAGCATTCGGGCTTCGTAAATATCGTGCGTAAGCGGTTTCTCAACGTATACGTGCTTGCCAAGCTGCATGGCGGCCATCGCAATGGGCGCGTGCATGTGGTCGGGCGTACTGATGATGACGGCATCGAACGTATTCGCCACCTTGTCGAATAGCTCGCGGTAATCCTGAAAATAAGGTGCTTTGGGAAATTGAGCCCGGTATTTTTTCGACTGACGGTCATCTACATCGCACAAGGCTACCATGTTGTCAGAACCGTTGTTGTAAGCCAGTCTGATGTTGACATCGGCCTTGCCTCCGCAACCTACTGCCGCTATATTGAGCCGATCAGAAGGGGCAATGTAGCGGGAGCCATCGGGGTGTTTGCCGCCTAGTACATGACGGGGAACGATAAAGAAGCCAGCGGTAGCCAGGATGCTACCTTGCAGAAATTTACGACGGGAAGTAGGCTGCTGATTAGACATTGGACGGTAGATATTGGTACGATGAACTACACTATAAAAAGCCTACCGTCCAATATCTAATGTCCAGGTGAAAAGATTTTAGGCCATGACCTGCCCCATCTTCATGGCAATGCCCATATCGCCTTTTACTTTAAGCTTTCCGGTCATGAAGGCCATCATCGGATTCAGGTCGCCCGTGCCCATTTTTACCAGATTATCGACACTAACGTGCAGGTCGCAATCCGCTGGTTTGTCGTCGTTCGAGACAACAACGGGCGACTGTGTGGCATCGATATAAACAACCCCCTGATCCGTGACGAGCTTTGCCGTAGCATTGAGACTGTCAGCGTGAGAGGCTTTTGTGCGAATTTGGTCTGTTAGTTCTTGTAAAGTCATGTTTGACAGGTTTCGTTGGTTGATTATGAAACTCTGCCGCGAAAATAAGGTTTTCTCCTGGTGCGGATGGACTGCCGTTACAGTATCTTGCCCGCTTATTAATAAAACGGCCCAAAAGCCGTCCTGACAATGCGCTCGCAATTTTTGACCTTACTTTGTGTTCTTACGTTTCTTAGTTGCACTTTGGGCCTTTTTGACTCGGTTGTATCGTTTTCGAAAACGCGCGCTGTAGCCGAAACCTCCTACGTCAAACGCAAGCCCGACGCCGAAGAACGTCGAAATCAGCCAAAGCAGTACTTTGAGGATCGGGCTGCCACGGGCGAACAGCCGATGCCCGGCGATCCTGATGAAATTCGATTGCTGGCGGTTGCTCAATTTTTTTACTCGCTTATTACGCTGGTTGGCGCCATTCTTATGTTTCAACTGCGTCGAGTCGGTTTTTGGGTGTATATAGCGGGTATAGCCGTCGGTCTTTTGCTGCCCGTGGTCTTGGTTGGTTTTGGTGCGTTGAATACGTCGTTTGGTGTTTTCTTTAGCATTATTTTCGCTGGACTCTATTGGCTAAATCTAAAAGATATGCATTGAGCGAACGGATGTTGAGCATCAGCTTAAAAGTTCAATGCTTAACAGTCAACACACAACAGCTAGCCAAGCGTTAAATCCAAGGCTGCCAGCTTTTCGCGGGTCGATTCGTAGCTGGTATGGTGTATGCAGTGCATACCCAGCGTTCGGGCCACCTGCACAAACATGAGCCGATCATCGATGTATACCACTTGATTAGGTTCGATCTGCGCTACATCCAACGCTAGTTGAAAAAGGTCCGTGTCGGGTTTGCGTAGGTGGGCGTAACACGATGAGACAAACGCATCGAAAAAGGTATTGAGTTGAAACTGCTTGATCCGGTACGCGTTGATTTCGCGGCCTTCGTTATTGACCGCAACCAGCTTTAAGCCATGTTCCTGCTTTAACTGGCTCACCAGCTGAATCATATCTGGGTACGGCTGCGACTGTTCCATAATGAATTGAGCGAATTCCTGGGGCGAGTAGGGCCTTTCTTCGTAAAACACAATGCGCTTCAGGTAGTCATCCAGACTCAATTTGCCCGATTCATAAGTGTCGAAGGTAAGATGATGCCGCTCGTCCAATTGCTCGTAGTCGAGATTAAAGTGTTGGGCCGCTCGTCGGCGGGCGTGCCGGTCCCAGCCGTTCGTTAACAATACTCCACCGATATCCAGAAAAAGCGCTTTGATCGACTGCGTTGGCAACGTACTCATGGTTGTCGTGAATTAATTGATACTTGATTTGTTCGCTTATTGACTTAAGAAGCTTTTTCCACCCAAATCGTTTTCACGTTCGTAAATTCTTTGATGCCTGCTTCGGAGAGTTCACGCCCAAAGCCGGAAGTCTTGATACCGCCGAACGGAACGCGGGCGTCTGATCGCATCAGTCCATTGACAAATACAGAACCGGCCTGAATTTGTCGGGAAAGCCGGGCCGCTTTGTCCAGATCTTCTGTCCAGAGCGCTGATCCCAGCCCAAAGTCGGATTGATTAGCCAGTCGTATGGCGTCGGCTTCGTCTTTGGCTTCGATAAGAACGGCTAGTGGACCAAAGGTTTCTTCGTCAAAAGCAGCCATACCGGGTTTTACGTGGTCCAGCAGCATAGGCTGCACGTTGCAACCCTCCCGGTGGAGCGTGGTTCCGCTGCCTCCCGCAATCAGTTTGGCCCCTTTCGTGATGGTTTCGCGAAACTGACGTTCGATATTGTCGGCAAGATCGAGCCGAGCCATTGGCCCCATTGTCGTTGCCTCGTCCATTGGATCACCTTGTTTGATTTGCGCGATATGATGCTGGACAAGCTCCGTGAACTGCTTTTTAACCGACTTCTCGATGATAAACCGCTTGGCCGCAATGCAACTTTGTCCCGCGTTCTGCATCCGGGATTTGACGGCTGTCTCGGCAGCTTTTTCCAGATCGGCATCGGCCAGCACGATCAAGGCATCCGAGCCCCCCAGTTCCAGCACCGATTTTTTGATCTGACTGCCCGCAATAGCCGCCATCGACGCACCCGCCCGACCGCTGCCCGTAAGCGTAGCGGCTTTGACGCGCCGGTCTTTCAACAGCGTTTCAACAACCGGAACGTCAACCAGCAGCGATTGAAAAACGCCTTTGGGCAATCCCGATTCGCGGAACGATTCTTCAATCGCCAGCGCGCAACCCATTACGTTGGGCGCATGTTTGAGTAACCCGACATTGCCCGCAATCAGGCCGGGTATGGCAAAGCGCATGGCTTGCCAAAACGGAAAATTCCAGGGCATAATTGCCAGGACAGGACCCAATGGCTGATAAGTGATCACACTACGGGCCGCCGGTCCACCGTCGCTATCGGATTCAATCGACTGGTCGGCCAGATACGCTTCGGCATGATCGGCGTAAAACGTGCAGGTTGTTGCGCATTTCTCGACTTCGCCGAGGGCTTCCTGTAGTGTTTTTCCCATCTCGGCGGTGATCAGCTCCGCGTACCGCTGTTTATTGGTTTTTAAATAATCGCCTACTTTTCGAAGAGACGCGGTGCGGTCCGACAACGACAAAGCCGACCAGTCGGCAAAGGCCCGGTCGGCTTGTTTTAGTTTACGCTCAATACCAGCGGAGGAGTCAGGCCGGTAGGTTTTGAGCTTTTTCTGCGTATATGGGTTGATGGACGTAAACATAAGCCGGATGATGTATGCGATTGGATGAGTAATGGACGCGAGCGTCAATCATACATCCTATACCATACATGATCCGTTCCTTTATTGTTCGTCTTGTTCGAGCGTGTTTACCAATTGGGACATCGTTTCAATAACCTGTTCCATACGGTCTGCGCCCACAATCGAATTGAACTTAGAGCGTACTTCCTGCATACATTCCTCCAAGGCAACAAATAGCTCTTTCCCCCGCTCATTGAGGAAAATGATGCTCGACCGCGAGTCGTTGGGATTTTTCTGCGTATATATATATCCTTCCTCTTCCAGCAAGCCGACAATTTTACTCATCATCTGCTTCGTCACGCAGGCACGCTTCGCCAATTCGTTATTCGTTATCCCATGTTCCTCAATATTTGACAAGAACATCAGATAACTCATTTTGAAGTCAGTATAACCCATTGCCTGCAAACGAGGCTCAATGAAATTTGAGGTAAATCGCTTCAGCCGCCAAAAAAGCCGACCAACCGACCGATCTCTTATCAATCGAAACTGGTTAAAATCAAAGGAATTTTTATCTGTTTCCACGATCATTCACGAAAATAACAAAAACTGAAACAATCTACGACTGAATTTTGTACAAATATAGTCAACCTCCTTGACTTCATAGTCAACCTGGTTTACTTTTGCTGTACAATAGTCAAACAAGTTGACTAAAGAAAAGTTCTGTATTTTCATTAACACGTCCTGGATAATACGACCATGGCAACCACAATGGCGACTGAAGAAACAACTACTGAAGAGAAGAGCGCGGTAAAAACGTACTTGCCTCGTATTATAATAGCGCTCATCGTATTGGTGGGGGGCTATTTCGGCTACCGCGCTTACGTGCATAGCCAACACTACGAATCAACAGACAATGCCCAGATCGAAGGAAACTCCGCTCCGGTACTGGCGCGTGTGGCGGGTTACGTACAATCCGTCAATGTAGAAGATTACGCAAACGTAAAGCAGGGACAACCGCTGGTTACGATTGATCCACAAGAGTACGACGTGGCGCTGGCTCAGGCGGAGGCCGATTATCAGCAGTCGCTGGCTGATCTGGAAACGGCGCGGGCCGACCTTCAAACTGCACTGGCCAATGCCCGCAACGTCACTCAGAACGCACGGGTAGCTCAATCAAACGCGGATGTACAGGCATCGCGTCGGAGCAAGGCGCAGCAGGATCTACAGCGTGATCAGAATCTGTACAAAGAACAGTCGCTGACCCGCAAACAACTGGAAGATTCGCAGAACAACGTGGAAGTGCAATCCCGGCAGTACACGGCCAGCGTCGAGCAGATCAATCTGGCCAAAACGTCGCAGGGCGTTGCGCAGGCGGGTATTGCTAAAGCACAGGCAAACATCCAGAAAATTCAGGCTGTGTTGAAAGTGAAACAGGCTGCCATCGACAACGCCAAGCTGAAAGTAGGCTATGCGCACCTGACGGCTCCCATCACGGGTAAAATTGGCCGGAAAAACGTGATCGTTGGTCAGTATGTGCAACCGGGACAAACCTTATTCACGATTGTTGCCGATTCGACCTTCTGGGTTGTGGCTAACTTCAAAGAAACGCAGCTGGAAAAAATGCAGCTGGGCCAGGAGGTTGACATTAAGCTGGATGCCTACCCAGACCTCGACATAAAAGGCCGCGTCAATTCGCTATCGGAAGCCACCGGTGCTCGCTTTGCCTTGTTGCCACCGGACAACGCATCCGGAAACTTCGTGAAGATCACCCAACGGGTTCCGGTCAAGATTGAAATCCTGAATCCAGAAAAATACAAAAATCAGCTGCGGGCAGGTTTGAGTGTGGACGCTGAAGTACGAGTCGCAAACTAAACGGTTTTCGGTCTTACGTTTTCGTGACAGTCGCTTGATGCCGTAAAGGGCAATGAGAGCGACCTCAGAAAACTACACCCCGAACTGAAAACGCACACAAATGGCAACTCAAACAATGGCCCTCCCGGCACAACCGGCTTTGCCAACGGGTTTTAAGCGGTGGATAATTGTGATCACAGCGGTTTCGGCGGCTATCGTCGAGCTGATCGACACATCCATCGTCAACGTTGGTCTGACGGATATTGCTGGTAATCTGGGTGTAACCATCGAAGACGTATCCTGGGTAGTCACTTCTTACGCGATTGCCAACGTCATCGTCATTCCCATGACCGGCTTCTTGCAGCGGTACTTTGGGCGAAAGAACTACTACGTCGGATCGATTATCCTCTTTACGCTATCATCCTACGGGTGTGGATTTGCGACAAATCTGGAAACGCTTATCTTATTCCGGTTTTTGCAGGGAGTAGGGGGCGGTGCTTTGCTCTCCACGTCGCAGGGACTTATCTATGATGCGTTTCCCGCATCACAACGGGCACTTGCTTCGGCTTTGTTCGGTATGGGTATCGTACTCGGCCCAACGCTCGGTCCAACGCTCGGCGGTTTTATCATCGATAATTACCACTGGAGCTGGATGTTTTACATCAACGTTCCGATTGGTATCATCGCAACGTTTCTGAGCCTGACCTACATCGACAAGAAACCCGACGAAATCAATATCAACCGACGGGCTATTCATATTGACCAGCTTGGCATTCTGCTACTCGCGGTTGGGATCGGTAGTTTGCAGTACGTGCTGGAACGGGGCGAAGCCGACGACTGGTTTGACAGCGACGCGATTTTTTATCTGTCGATCGTTGCGGCCATATCACTGCCATTCTTTATCTGGTGGGAACTGCGGGGGACCAAAGAGCCCGTTGTCGATCTAAGGGTAATGAAAAACCGGAACCTGACCATCGGGTCGATACTCGTTGTTGTAGTCGGGTATGGTCTGTTCACATCCGTACTGCTGTATCCCTTGTTTGCCCAGCGAGTTGTAGGATTGACCGCTACGCAGACAGGCTTACTGCTCATGCCCGGTGGTATTATAACACTACCAATGTTTGCCATTTCGGGACGGATGCTGGCCAAAGGTGTATCGCCGAGGCTGATCGTGGCGGTGGGTTACGTCGCTTTTTCGTCCTTCTGTTTCCTGATGTCAACGTACAACGCCGATGCATCGAATGGTGATTTTATCGTAGCGCTTATCATTCGGGGTATTGGACTGGCCTTTGTCAACGTGCCGCTGATCAACCAATCGGTATCAACACTGGAACCACGCCAGATGCCTACGGGAATCGCCATTGTCAACATGATGCGCCAGATTGGCGGAGCCTTTGGGGTGGCTATCACCAATACCTACGTAACTCAGCGGACCGCACTGCACCGGAGCGACCTAGTTTCGAACTTGCAACCCGGAAGCCCGCAGCTGACCGAACGGCTTAACGCGCTTACGCAGGGGCTGAGCGCGCGTGGTATAAACCCATTGGATGCGGTATCGGGTGCGTACAAAACACTCGATGGGATTATTACCCGGCAGGCGCTGATGATCTCTTATCTGGACACTTTCCGGCTGGCAGGACTCTTTTTTGTTCTCTCATTCCCGCTCTTGTTCTTACTGAAACGTAAACAAATGTCTGCCGAAGCGGCCAAAGCTGCTGCCGATGCAGCCCACTAATAGTAGAGTACCGTTTTTCGCTGATCCAGTTTTGGAAGCGCTGAAAACGGTACGTTGAAACGTCTATCAATGAAATCGACATTTTTAACCCTAATCGCTCTTAGCACGATTGGTTTCGCTCAGGCTCAGAATCAAACGGCAGCTGTTACGGTGCCCGACGATCTGAAAGCGTTGGTGCAGCAGGCGAACACAAACTATCCCGCGCTGAAGCAGCAGCAACAACAGATCCAGGCTGGCGAAGTACGGGTCGATATTGCCCGGACGGCTATGCGGCCCAGCGCTACCCTGAACGGTACGTACACGTATGTAACGCCAGTCCCCCAATTTGCTATTCCGCTGAATGGGCAGGAAGTCGTTGCTAAACTGGCTCCCAACAACAACATCAACGCGAACGTATCCGTTGGGCAAACCATCTACGACTTTGGCCGGACGGATGCCGCAATCAAGCAGGCCGCTGATAACGTGCAGATTCTGCGCCGAAACTTTGAGCTGACGCAGCAAACGCTTGGCTATCAGGTGGCAGCGGCTTATTACGGCATCGGGTACTTACAGCAGGGCATTATCGTTCAGGACTCGGTGATTAAAACGGCAGCGGCTAATGTGCGTTTGCTGGCATCCCGCTTGCAGAATGGCGATGCACTTGAGTACGATGTACTGACGCAGCAGGTACGACTGAAAGCGTCAACCAACCGCAAGATCGAACTGCAAAATCAACTGGAGCGTCAGTTAGCGACCTTAACGTACCTGACCGGTGTGGCCAATCCTGCTACCGATCTGGCGATACAGCAGTTTCAGTTAGGTGTGCAGACGGCTCCGGTACAACTGTTTGATATTGAGGGTCAGCTACAGTCGGCAGCTACCGGCAACAAAGAAGTTCAACTGGCCCAGGACCGGGTTCGGGCGGCTGAAACGGACGTTCTGGTTTACAACCGGGCTGGCCAGCCCAGTATTAGCTTCAGTGGGTCAGCGGGTTACAAAAATGGTTATCCGCTTGAGGTCGAAAAGCTCCGGGCTAACATGGCTGCTGGGGTCAACATTGTAGCACCCCTTTACGCGGGCCGACGGTACAAACTGCAAAATCAAGCCGCTCAATTGAACCTGAATGCGAGCCGATATGCCGTTGAAACCGCCAATGCACAATTGCGACAAACGATTGCACAGCTAAACGCCGACATACGGAGTAACCAGACTCGGTTAGCCAACCTCGAAACGCAGGTAGTTCAGGCACGTAAGGCCCTGCAAATTGCCAATGCCCGGTTGCGGAACGGTGTTATTACCAACGTAGAACTACAAAGCGCTGAAACCGGCGTAGAGGAAGCCGAACTGGGCCGCCTGACTTTTCAGTACCAGTTACTGCTCAATCAGCTGGAACTGAAGCGGCTGTTGGGTGAACCGTTGTTCTAAAAGATCGTATTCCGAAGATTACAAAGCAGCAGCTGTATCCGAATACGAGTCATTTGTTAAAAAACGATTAGTAAAGCAACAAAGAATAGTAACCAACCGTTACTAACGAATGGTAGCGGACTTCCTTACCGATCGATTATGAAAGCGCGTGTTACGGAGATATTGAAAAACTTTGGCGTTGCAGAATCCGCCATTACGAACGATGTACACTTTGTTCGCGACCTTGGCTTGGACAGCCTCGATACCGTCGATCTGATCATGCGATTGGAGCAGGAGTTCGGTATTCGGATTCCTGACGAAGACTACCCGAAACTAACGACGCTGCAAGGAGTCTTAGATTACCTCGAACACGAACAGCGCGTATCGGTTACGGCATAATCTAATTGGTCAATGCATTGGCTGGCGTCGCGCACGCCAGCCAATGCATTGACCAACTGCTTTTTTTATACTTCCATACTCACCAGCGAATTGCCCCGCAAAACAGGAACAACATCGTAAAGATCGTGTTGTAGACAGT contains the following coding sequences:
- a CDS encoding sensor histidine kinase, producing the protein MGPFRRLLFGLLTACLTTLPLLGQPLRHQPVVDLSTSDDQISLRGKLAYFRDSSARKSVQDVITATFQPVTTPVPNFGIITGVKVAKPAWLRFRVQNKSAEEQRWLAEIDFWCFDELQLFLVDDQNRIFSTSPVIGWKTPAARRPFNHRHYWFPINLAGHQNVTAYLRVVKQRGTQIVPLELIRASAYEPLLQESYLFWGGVLFTLAFVAVMSFIFFLITLDRIYSKYIFCLLGLVGFFIINDGFLNQFAFDEQFWLPRQNVYFLFPLILFYSQLLFVRTFLPLYRTPSYRWHKIGTVVLWCGVFCLLALIIERFTPYSPLLELFLIRLFSIFYWFPVPVIVAYIVISIVRNYHVKEAWLYLIAVLPFYTLNLGQVLANFGLLPTYEPVAKFMYYAPAALFEVLVLTVGLAYRYKMNRDQTERLIKERTIQQKRTYEAEVQTLAMKNSLLIEKTRIARDLHDNVGAHLAFVVTNLTHISDQAEKQPSMDRQLWSDQLRTIVSYTREAIKLLRETIWAIHQESFTVEEFSERLNQYINRYVQETDGLHVDVVVTGTQAQRLTSTQVLNLFRIVQEALNNVIKHANATQAKVRLQVLAGGRISLRIHDNGRGFTWANGAVSDHHYGLRNMQTRAEELGGSFRVFAEEGTTVEVTVDAVS
- a CDS encoding Gfo/Idh/MocA family protein; this translates as MSNQQPTSRRKFLQGSILATAGFFIVPRHVLGGKHPDGSRYIAPSDRLNIAAVGCGGKADVNIRLAYNNGSDNMVALCDVDDRQSKKYRAQFPKAPYFQDYRELFDKVANTFDAVIISTPDHMHAPIAMAAMQLGKHVYVEKPLTHDIYEARMLTEAARKYKVVTQMGNQGSSGDATRIIETAIQDKIIGHVHTVYCWTNRPVWPQGVRSPKDKGESQPVPAEVNWPLWLGTAPTRPYHEAYMPTRWRGYWDFGTGALGDMGCHFMDVPFRALKLKYPTSVECSVGSVYADFFKEAFYDDVCPPSSAIHLTFPSDDKKVKEIKLSWFDGGIRPQLPDGVEYSDVFRDIDGGVLFIGTKGMLVGSLFGNDPKLLPVDKFANTALPSPKKPLVEGKTEGHQQQWVKACKQGYGAYTSSSFEEAGPLTETVLMGNLATRSYLAREGDKFTGRKKLLWDGATMKITNYDYANQFVRRQYNGGYTL
- a CDS encoding SCP2 sterol-binding domain-containing protein, which translates into the protein MTLQELTDQIRTKASHADSLNATAKLVTDQGVVYIDATQSPVVVSNDDKPADCDLHVSVDNLVKMGTGDLNPMMAFMTGKLKVKGDMGIAMKMGQVMA
- a CDS encoding HAD family hydrolase, with the translated sequence MSTLPTQSIKALFLDIGGVLLTNGWDRHARRRAAQHFNLDYEQLDERHHLTFDTYESGKLSLDDYLKRIVFYEERPYSPQEFAQFIMEQSQPYPDMIQLVSQLKQEHGLKLVAVNNEGREINAYRIKQFQLNTFFDAFVSSCYAHLRKPDTDLFQLALDVAQIEPNQVVYIDDRLMFVQVARTLGMHCIHHTSYESTREKLAALDLTLG
- a CDS encoding NAD-dependent succinate-semialdehyde dehydrogenase encodes the protein MFTSINPYTQKKLKTYRPDSSAGIERKLKQADRAFADWSALSLSDRTASLRKVGDYLKTNKQRYAELITAEMGKTLQEALGEVEKCATTCTFYADHAEAYLADQSIESDSDGGPAARSVITYQPLGPVLAIMPWNFPFWQAMRFAIPGLIAGNVGLLKHAPNVMGCALAIEESFRESGLPKGVFQSLLVDVPVVETLLKDRRVKAATLTGSGRAGASMAAIAGSQIKKSVLELGGSDALIVLADADLEKAAETAVKSRMQNAGQSCIAAKRFIIEKSVKKQFTELVQHHIAQIKQGDPMDEATTMGPMARLDLADNIERQFRETITKGAKLIAGGSGTTLHREGCNVQPMLLDHVKPGMAAFDEETFGPLAVLIEAKDEADAIRLANQSDFGLGSALWTEDLDKAARLSRQIQAGSVFVNGLMRSDARVPFGGIKTSGFGRELSEAGIKEFTNVKTIWVEKAS
- a CDS encoding MarR family winged helix-turn-helix transcriptional regulator encodes the protein MIVETDKNSFDFNQFRLIRDRSVGRLFWRLKRFTSNFIEPRLQAMGYTDFKMSYLMFLSNIEEHGITNNELAKRACVTKQMMSKIVGLLEEEGYIYTQKNPNDSRSSIIFLNERGKELFVALEECMQEVRSKFNSIVGADRMEQVIETMSQLVNTLEQDEQ
- a CDS encoding HlyD family secretion protein, which translates into the protein MATTMATEETTTEEKSAVKTYLPRIIIALIVLVGGYFGYRAYVHSQHYESTDNAQIEGNSAPVLARVAGYVQSVNVEDYANVKQGQPLVTIDPQEYDVALAQAEADYQQSLADLETARADLQTALANARNVTQNARVAQSNADVQASRRSKAQQDLQRDQNLYKEQSLTRKQLEDSQNNVEVQSRQYTASVEQINLAKTSQGVAQAGIAKAQANIQKIQAVLKVKQAAIDNAKLKVGYAHLTAPITGKIGRKNVIVGQYVQPGQTLFTIVADSTFWVVANFKETQLEKMQLGQEVDIKLDAYPDLDIKGRVNSLSEATGARFALLPPDNASGNFVKITQRVPVKIEILNPEKYKNQLRAGLSVDAEVRVAN